From the genome of Candidatus Binatota bacterium:
CCAGCCGGTTCACCTCGCACCTTTGTTGCGTCTTCCACCGACGATCCGGGTCTCATCAACCCTTCCGAGCTCGCTCTCAACGTGAACGCCGGTCGTGCCATGGGCTCGAATGGACTGTTCTTGCGGGTAGGCCTGGTAGGGGACGCGGCTGCTACAGCCGGGCACGGTCTGGCCGATTCGTTGACGGTACCTGCCACCGGCGGGAGCGGTTCGATCGAGGTCCACGTGGAAGCACCGACCTGGGCCGAGTTCGATACCATCGATGTATACATGAACACGGCTCCGGAATGTGAGACCGGGATCACCTTCATGGGTGTGGCCGACCGGCGTTGCGACGCGACACCGACAGCCACTTATAACGCTGGCGTCGATTTCACGATCAACACCACTGTTGGGGTGAGCGGTTCGGGTCAGCGGCTTGAGACTGACTTGAGCATTCCGGTTACCGTGAGCGAAGATACCTGGGTCATAATCGTTGCCAGGGCCACCGACGGAGTGTCGAAGCCCCTGTTTCCCGTGATCCCTGTGGACCTCCAGCACACGACCTTTGTGAACGCGACCCTCGGGCAGCTCACCGATTCGGCGAGTTCGCCGCCCTGGAACCTGGGTGAAGAGGGTGTGCTGGCCACCGCGTTCAGCAACCCGTTGTTCTTTGATTTTGAGAACGACAGTTTGTGCAACGGCGGCAGTAGCTGCCCCTGATTGTAAGGGTTTCTACCGGTCGATTTCGCTCGACCGTTCAGCTTGATAGAATGACGGGTCCCGTAAGGGGCCCGTTTTTTTTCGTGAGATTTTGACCTGTTTCTGTAGAATACCAGGGGAATTAATGTTGATAAGCAGTCGAAAATTGGCCGCGTTACTGTTCTTTGTCGCGCTGGGGACCGGCGCCTTGGCGACCGTCGCCCAGGCGGCGGAGCCGAAGACCTTTTTTGACCATTTAGAATCTTCCTGGGCCGTGGGGCGGATTCAACTCAGCGATCCACTGATTTTCCGGGATGGCATGCTGTTGGCTTTTCCGGGGCAGATAAAAGAGCTCGTTCACTCCAGGCAGGGTAAGCCGCGTTCTATCCTGCTCGTTTTTGAGATTCGCGACGTCGACGGATCGGTTCCCTTTGCTTCCGGAGACGAGCTTTTCGGGCCTATTTCACTGGTGCCTCGTTACACCTACTGGCGTGATAACCTTCCCCATGGCCCACACCACCAAGTGCCTGGCGGGCGACGCTACATTTTTACGGGAGGCGACATCGCCCCCGCGATGGTAGCTGCGCGGTCCTACGCCGCGGCGATGAAACTCGACATGCCGGAACGCGCGCGGCTGAAAATTTCTTCGTTGGTGACGGCGCTCGATAGTAGCCTGGACGTGATCGCCTCGGATGCTGCCAGGGAGTTGACGGCTTATCCGGTTCTGGAACGAGACCTCGACGAAGAAAGCCAGGAAGCACTCGGCGCGTGGTTGGATTCGGATGCCGATATCGATCGCCGCGCGAGACTTATCAGTGCGCTGGGCGCGCGCTCGGTCAACAAGATGGCCGCGGCTCTCGAATCTCTCTCGACCAGGGATGACGACACCGGTGCGGCCTCATTGCTTGCGCTCGACACCATGGCCAGGCCCCGGACTACGGCGCTGCTGCTGGGCCTGCTCGACGCGAAAGCGGAGTCGGTAAGGGCTTTCGCCGCCGGTAGCCTCGGGCTGAGGGCCAGGACGGACGCCGCGGCCAAGAAAAGTGCCTTGGCGCTGCTCAGGTCCGACCAGTCGGCCGTGGTTCGTTCGTCGGCGGCGCTCGGGCTTGGTGCGGCCGGGGAGACCGACAGCCTCGATGGCCTGCAGGCTATGCTGATGGCCGGAGACGAGGCCAGTCGTGCGGCCGCAAAGGCTCTTGCGAACCTGGGCGGCGAAAAAGCCATCGCTGCTCTCAAGGAAGCCATTACAGGCGGGCCGAACGAGGCCATGGTGGGTGGCGTGCTGGCCATCGTTGAAACGGATGAGTGTTCGGACTGCATGGAGTTTCTGCTGTATCAGCATGAAAACCACCCAGAGAAGGCTGTCCGTGACCTTGTCGGTGTTTTACTCGAAATTGATCAGGGGGGACATGGTCACGACAACGATCAGAGCACTTTTCACTGATCCGCAGGGAGTTCCCACGCGCGTCGCACCGGCGATGATGGTCCTTCCGGCTGCCGCGGGGCGAGGCTGCCTGTTCGCGCTGTTCGCGCTGTTCGTAGCCGTGCTCTGGCTTCCATTACGACCAGCGAGCGCCGACGTTGCGGCAGGCGACCTGGTAGACAAGGACAACATAGAGGAGGCGATAGAGTTTCTGCACCCCGGGCTCGAGTGGTGCGTAAGGCGCGGGCTGGTGATGGAGATCGTCGAGACCGGCAACAATAGCTATCCAGCGGTCTACGATAAAGCGACGGAGAAATACCAGGCCCAGGTCGAGATGGCCGCCGATGGCCGCACCTTGATCAATTACGTCGCCGGCCAGCCCTTCCCGTTACTCGACCCCAATGATCCCGAGATAGCTCGCAAGATCATGTGGAACTACTACTACAACCCCTTTCTGACCGACGATTTTACCATCAAGTACTTTGACGCCGACACCGGGCCCATCACGCCGCGCGGCATGGTGATAGAGCGGCATTTTGTCATCGAACAACTGCGCAGGCTCATGTACAACGGTCGTGTACACGTCGACCCGAAGCCCGAGTTCCTGCCCAACCTCGAGAAGTACCGTCACCAGGAATCCCTGCACCCCATCATTGAACCATTCGACCTCAAGGGCATCGGTTCGTCGACAGCGCGCTATATGAATCCGGATCGTTCGGACGACACCTGGTTGTACATACCGCAACTGCGCAGGGTCAGGCGCTTGTCGTCTGCCCAGCGCAGCGACGCGCTGTTCGGGCAGGACATCGACATGGACAGTTACGGGGGCTACTCGGGAAACCCGGCCTGGTTTGACTGGCGGTTTCTCGGCGAAAAAACGATCCTGGGCGCGGTGCACGGCAAGCGTTGGCCGGCCCACTGGTGCGAAGGCGGCGGCGATTTCGTTTTCTGTGACACCTGGGAAAAGCGAGACGTCTGGGTCATAGAGGGGCGTGCCCACATGCCGACCTACGCTTACGGCAAGCGCGTACTTTTTGTCGACAAATTCGCGTTCTACACGCCGTCCACCGACATCTACGACAGGGGCTTACAGCTCTGGAAAATCTGGATCAACGGCATTAACGTGGGCAGGCGCCCGTTTCCGGAGGCCAAGGTTTCTGTGTACGATTACGACACGGGCTTTATACCGAATATCACCATGGTGGACATGCAGCTCGAGCACGCCACCAGGGCGGCACTGCCCAGCCACCAGTTTCCCGAAGAGGAAGGCTGGTACTGGAACATGGGGCCTAAGGTCGGCCTGCATCCTGATTTTTTTACCGTGGCCGAACTCATCCGCACAGGGCGCTAAGAGTATGGCCGCAACCGCTCGCAGCCGGCGGTATTCTCCGGAAGAAATGATTCGCCTCGAGCGGTTACTCTGGGACACGGGCTACTGCCACGTGGCGGGGGTGGACGAAGTCGGGGTAGGGCCGCTGGCCGGTCCCCTGGTGGCCGCCGCCGTGGTCTACCCGCCGGGTAGTGAACCGCTTGCGGTAGCCGATTCCAAGGTGTTGAGCGCCGCGCGGCGGGTGGAGCTCGATGGGCAGATCCGTGCCGGTGCTGAGAGCATTGGGATAGGCCGGGTCGAAGAGGCTCGTCTCGATGAAATTGGTGTGTACCAGGCAGGGCTGGAAGCAATGCGGCTTGCAGTGGAACAACTACTCCCGCTGGCCGACTACCTGCTCGTGGACGCCCGCAGGATACCCGGTGTTGAGCAGGGGCAGTCGGCTTACAAGAAGGGGGATACGTTTATCTATTCGGTGGCCTCGGCCTCTATCGTAGCCAAGGTATACCGTGACGCACTGATGCTCGATGCCGGGAAGCGATTCCCCGGGTACGGATTTGAGCGTCACATGGGTTATGGAACCGCCGAGCACATGACGGCGCTCGGTGAATTGGGGCCTTGCAGCATTCATCGTCGTTCGTTCGAGCCGGTGAGGAAAGCCCTCGCTAGCATGGCTACGGTCGCTGATTCTTCACCTGTCGAGGCCGGTTGCTTGGGAACTACTGACATTTCCGAGCCCAACGAGGAAGCGCTATGAAAGAAAAATACCTGCTACCGGCTATGGCGGTCGGTGTGTTTGTGGGGACGGCCTGGGGCTGGGTAGGTGGCGAGGCTGCGCTCTCTACCGCGTGGATCGGGGATCTCTTTCTCGACCTGCTCCGGGTGCTGGTTCTACCGTTGATCTTCTGTTCGATGGTCGACGCCGTGGCCGGACTGTACCGCATGGGCAGCTTCAATCGTATCGTCGGGCTGACTTTTTCCTGGTACTTGGCGACCACCGTGATCGCGGTTACTACGGGCCTGGTGGTCGTGAGTATCTTTGAACCCGGTGTCGGTGTCTCGTTGGGAAGCAGTTCGGCTCCGAGCGTTCAGGCCACGAGTGTGCAGAATATAGTCGGTAGTCTTTTCACAGACAACCTTTTCGAAGCCGCCGTGTCGTTCAAAGTTCTACCGGTGATGCTGTTTGCGCTGGTCTTCGGCCTGGCACTGTCTTCGGCGGGAGAGCGTGCGGAGTCCGTGAGGAACTTTTTCGGCGCCAGTACCGCGGCCCTGCTGCGCATGGTTCACTGGCTGATGTTTGTCGCTCCGCTGGGTATTGCCGCCCTGCTGGCCGCGCACCTGGGCAAGGCGGGTGGCGGCGCTGCTTTTTTTGCCGAGGTGGCAGCCATCGGCAAGTATTGTTTCTGCGTAGTGCTGGGACTGGGAATACATGGCTTCATCGTATTGCCGGTTCTACTCAAGCTGCTAACCGGGAGATCCCCTTTTCGCTACGCCTATAACCTGGGCGAAGCGCTGCTGACGGCTTTCTCGACAGCCTCGAGCTCGGCAACCCTGGCGCTGACAATGGACCTCTCCGAAAAACGAAATAGCATCCGTTCTGATACGGCCAGCTTCGTTCTGCCGCTGGGCGCGACCGTCAACATGGACGGAACCGCTCTCTACGAGGCAGTTGCCGTGATGTTCATCGCCCAGGCCACGGGCATCGAGGTGTCTTTTGGAGGACAGGTGCTGATCGTTGTCACGGCGACGCTGGCATCGGTCGGCGCGGCGGGTATTCCGCAGGCAGGGTTGGTGACCATGGTGCTTGTACTGGAGGCCGTGGGGCTGCCGGCGGACGGGATATCCGCAATTTTGGCTGTTGATTGGCTGCTTGACCGATTTCGGACAACGGTTAACGTCTGGGGAGACGCCGTCGGAGCGGGGGTGGTTGACGCCCAATCAGAGGGTGTTTTGCACGGCCCCGTGTAATGGGGTAGCTTCCCGGGTTGAGGTAAAGAAAAGCTCCATGACACTTTATGACCATCCCAACTGCCCGTTCGCACAAAAAGTGCGGATTGTACTGGCAGAAAAAGAACTTTCTTACGAGACCGAGACCGTGGACCTTGCTGCGGGTGCCCAGCGCAGCCCTGAGTTCAGGCGTTTGAATCCCTTCGGGCAGGTTCCAGTCCTGGTCGACGAGGAGGTCGTTGTCTATGAGTCCAGCCTCATAAACGAGTACCTCAACGACGAGTACCCTTTTCCTAATCTCCTGCCCGAGGATTCGGCCGACAGGGCCAAGGCCCGCATGCTCGAAGATTACGCAGACAAGGTTTTTACCCTTCCGGGTATGTCCCTGAGGTGGGAGCTCACGGTAGCGGCTGGGGATCGTAACGAGAAGAAGTGTGACACGGCCCGCAACGCAATCAGGTCCGGCCTGGCCATGCTCAACGGGATGCTCAAAGACAAGGAATACATAGTCGGTTATTTCTCGATCGCTGACGTGTCGTTTGCGCCACTGGTCCTGGACCTGGCTTCCCTTGAAATGGAACTTGATCTCAAGCCACCGGTAGCCGAGTGGATAGCCCGCCTCAAGAGCCGCCGCAGTGTAGAGTCGCTGCGCCTGGTGGCCTGAATTATCTACCCTGGTCTCGATCACGACGTCAGGGGAGTTGGAGATCTGAATGCGTAGACCTGAGGAGCTCGGGTTTCGGGAGCGAATCTATCTTCCCGCCATCGTCGGGGGCCTGTTCGTCACCGGCAGGCGCTTCTGGCGCAACCTGCTGGGGCACGTCCTCCAGCAGCTGGGCCTTCATGGCGGCTCACCCTCGGTTACAATTCAGTATCCCGATGCCCAGCTAAATTACGGGGAGGGGTATCGCGGTGCCCACCGACTTACCCTCAAAGATGACGGTGCGGTTAACTGCACGGCTTGCTTTCTCTGCGCCACCGCCTGTCCCGCTCGTTGCATTAATATCGAAGCTGGGGAACACCCGGACAACGCCGTTGAGAAATATCCAGTGCGATATGAGATCGACACTTTGCGCTGTATCTACTGCGGTTACTGCGTAGAGGCTTGTCCCTGCGATGCTATACGAATGGATACCGCCGTTCACCCGGGAGTGCCCGGTTACAGCAGGGTCGATTTCATCGAAGACAAGGGCCAGCTGATGGGCCGATCCCGGGTTATTGAGAACGAAGGCCGAGCGGCCCTGATGAAAGAACATGCCGAGCAATCCGCGGGTGACCAGCCCCGCAGTGCTTCGTATTCAAGCTGAGCCCGAGTCCAGCCTTCGTACGGCCGCCCCTCCGCTTTTGTCCTTTAACCGGTCAAACTACCAACTAACGCTGGTTCGAGCTAAACTGGCCGCTCGACCGAGCCGCGCCGCCGCGGTCTGGAGGAACCGACATGGCCAGTACCTACGATGAAATCCTAGCTGACGCGCGCCGCGAAATACCCGAGGTCACCGCGGATGAAGCCGAAAAACTGCTGGCTGCCGCGGACGGCCACGTCGCGGTCGACGTGCGCGAAAAAGAAGAATTTCGCGAAGGCCATGTCCCCGGCGCCTTGAGCCTGCCCCGGGGGTTTCTCGAAATGCAGGTCGAAACCAAGGTTGCCGATCACGACACTCCGCTGGTTGTTTACTGCCAGAGTGGGGTGCGGTCCATGCTGGCGGCTCGTCAACTCAAAACCATGGGTTACAGCAGTGTCTGCTCGATGGCCGGGGGCTACGGGGCCTGGAAGGGCGCCGGGCACGAGTGGGAGAAGGATTTCGCTTTCACACCCGAACAACTCGAGAGGTATAGCCGCCATTTTCTCCTGCCCGAGGTCGGCGAGGAAGGGCAGGCCAAGCTGCTCAAGGCCAGGGTGCTTTGCCTTGGCGCGGGCGGTCTCGGCTCGCCGGCGGCTTATTACCTCGCGGCTGCGGGCGTAGGCACCATAGGCATAGTCGATGATGATGTCGTCGATATGTCCAACCTTCAACGACAGATATTGCACGCCAACGACAGGGTGGGCATGGCCAAGACCGAGTCGGCGGCTATCACCCTCAACGGGCTGAACCCGGACATCAACGTCGTGCAGCACCGCATGAGACTCGACTCGAGCAACATCATGGATATTCTCAAGGATTACGATCTCGTGGTCGATGGCTGCGATAATTTTCCTACCCGTTACCTGGTCAACGATGCCTGCGTGATGACCGGCACACCCAACGTGCACGGCAGTATCTTCCAGTTCGAGGGGCAGGCGACCGTTTTTCATCCCGGTGAAGGGCCCTGCTACCGCTGCCTTTTTCCCGAGCCGCCGCCACCGGGCATGGCTCCGAGTTGCCAGGAAGCAGGCGTACTGGGCGTGTTGCCGGGACTGGTCGGATGCATACAGGCGCTGGAGGCCATGAAGTTGATCCTGGGTGCGGGCAAGCCCCTCATCGGCAGACTCGCCCACATAGAAACGTTGGGCATGGAGATCCGCCTGATGAAGCTGCGCCGTGACCCCGCCTGCCCGATGTGCGGCGACAATCCCTCGATAAGCGAGCTTATCGACTACGAGGAGTTCTGCAGCCTGGCGGGTGGAGGCGAGGCCGACAGCAGCGCTGATGCCGCCTGAAGCTACGGAGCACGCCTCGGTGCTGCTCATGCGGCACGGCGAGACCGATTGGAATATCCAGCGGCGGATAATGGGGCAGGCAGCCGTACCGCTCAACGCCAAGGGCGTTGAGCAGGCTCGCGTCGCGGCCGGGGCGTTGGCGCAATTGGGAGTAGAATCCATCATAGCGAGTCCGCTTCTGCGCGCCGTACAAACAGCCGACATAGTGGCTGAAGAAAGCGGCGCACGGGTTGTGACCGACGCCCGCCTCGGCGAGGTGAAGTTCGGCCGCTGGCAGGGGATGACCTTTGAGGAGATCCGCGAAGACCCCGATTACGCGGCCTTTCTCGAAGACCCGATCCGTCGCCCGACTCCCGGTGGCGAAACAATCGAAATGGTGCAACTGCGGGCACTTGCCGTGGTCGAAGAATTGCCTCCCGGGAGTAGAGCCCTGCTCATTTCGCACGGAGACATCCTGCGTTCTACCCTTTGCCATTACCTGGGCCTCGCGCTCGAGGAATTCAGGCGTATCCGCGTGGATAATTGTGCAATCAGTTTGATAGGCAAAGGCTTTAGGGGGCCGGAGGTCAAATTTGTGAATGTTGTCGTGGACGAGGGCAGGGCCTGGAATTCCAGCCACTGGCAGCAGCCAACCTGAGCCGTGCGCGCGGCGCCGTGGCTGTTGACACCCCGGCTTTTCAAGGGCAACTTCGTGGGCGTGTTGTCTACAGAAGAACTCTCAGGTCTGGCGCAGGAATTGCGTGCGGATAGCCTGAAAATGATTGCCACCGCCGTTTCCGGACACCCCGGCGGCTCTCTTTCGGCGGCAGAAATAATGGCCACCCTTTATTTCAAGGAGCTGGCCTTTCGCGCCCAGGAACCGTCATGGCCGGGACGTGACCGCTTCATCCTGTCCAAGGGCCACGCGGTGCCGGTGCTCTACGCGGCACTGTGCCGGGCAGGTTGCATAGAGGAAGAAGAACTCTCGACCCTGCGCAGTATTGACAGCCGCCTGCAGGGGCATCCTGACCACGTGCGCCTGCCCTGGATAGAGGCCGCGACCGGGTCCCTCGGGCAGGGCTTGTCGGTATCGGTGGGTATGGCGCTGGCCGAAAAACTCGACAATGAAAACAACTTTCGTACTTACTGCCTGATGGGTGACGGCGAGATACAGGCGGGGCAGGTTTGGGAAGCGGCTATGTCTGCCGGAAAGTTCGGGCTGGCCAAGCTCACGGGTATAGTCGACTACAATAAAGTCCAACTCGATGGTCGGGTTGCCAATATCATGGACCTCGAGCCGCTGGCTGATAAGTGGCAGGCTTTTGGTTGGGACGTGGTCGACGTGGATGGACACGACGTAGACTCGTTGCTTGCAGCTTACGACAGCGCCAGGGCGAACGATCAAAAACCCACTGTGATTATTGCCCAGACCATCAAGGGTAAGGGCGTGTCTTTCATGGAAGATACACACGCGTGGCATGGCAAGGCCCCCGACGACAATGAGCTCGAGCAAGCGCTGCTGGAACTCGGTGTTGGCGCCGCGAAGGATAACTGAAATGGCAAAAGCTACCAGGGTTGCTTTCGGAGAAGCGTTGGCGCGCTTGGGCGCGACACACGAAAACGTGGTCGTGGTCGATGGTGACCTTTCGTGTTCGACTAACACGAGGAAGTTCTCGGAACAGTTTCCCGACCGCTTCATCCAGCTGGGTATCGCCGAGGGCAACATGGTCGGCGTGGCGGCCGGGCTGGCGATGGCCGGCAAAGTGCCTTTCGTTTCCAGTTTCGCGTGTTTTCTCGCTGGTCGCTTCGAGCAGATTCGTATGTCGGTGGGTTACAACAA
Proteins encoded in this window:
- a CDS encoding DUF1329 domain-containing protein, which gives rise to MSVRTAWSFCCISMKTTQRRLSVTLSVFYSKLIRGDMVTTTIRALFTDPQGVPTRVAPAMMVLPAAAGRGCLFALFALFVAVLWLPLRPASADVAAGDLVDKDNIEEAIEFLHPGLEWCVRRGLVMEIVETGNNSYPAVYDKATEKYQAQVEMAADGRTLINYVAGQPFPLLDPNDPEIARKIMWNYYYNPFLTDDFTIKYFDADTGPITPRGMVIERHFVIEQLRRLMYNGRVHVDPKPEFLPNLEKYRHQESLHPIIEPFDLKGIGSSTARYMNPDRSDDTWLYIPQLRRVRRLSSAQRSDALFGQDIDMDSYGGYSGNPAWFDWRFLGEKTILGAVHGKRWPAHWCEGGGDFVFCDTWEKRDVWVIEGRAHMPTYAYGKRVLFVDKFAFYTPSTDIYDRGLQLWKIWINGINVGRRPFPEAKVSVYDYDTGFIPNITMVDMQLEHATRAALPSHQFPEEEGWYWNMGPKVGLHPDFFTVAELIRTGR
- a CDS encoding ribonuclease HII; protein product: MAATARSRRYSPEEMIRLERLLWDTGYCHVAGVDEVGVGPLAGPLVAAAVVYPPGSEPLAVADSKVLSAARRVELDGQIRAGAESIGIGRVEEARLDEIGVYQAGLEAMRLAVEQLLPLADYLLVDARRIPGVEQGQSAYKKGDTFIYSVASASIVAKVYRDALMLDAGKRFPGYGFERHMGYGTAEHMTALGELGPCSIHRRSFEPVRKALASMATVADSSPVEAGCLGTTDISEPNEEAL
- a CDS encoding dicarboxylate/amino acid:cation symporter yields the protein MKEKYLLPAMAVGVFVGTAWGWVGGEAALSTAWIGDLFLDLLRVLVLPLIFCSMVDAVAGLYRMGSFNRIVGLTFSWYLATTVIAVTTGLVVVSIFEPGVGVSLGSSSAPSVQATSVQNIVGSLFTDNLFEAAVSFKVLPVMLFALVFGLALSSAGERAESVRNFFGASTAALLRMVHWLMFVAPLGIAALLAAHLGKAGGGAAFFAEVAAIGKYCFCVVLGLGIHGFIVLPVLLKLLTGRSPFRYAYNLGEALLTAFSTASSSATLALTMDLSEKRNSIRSDTASFVLPLGATVNMDGTALYEAVAVMFIAQATGIEVSFGGQVLIVVTATLASVGAAGIPQAGLVTMVLVLEAVGLPADGISAILAVDWLLDRFRTTVNVWGDAVGAGVVDAQSEGVLHGPV
- a CDS encoding glutathione S-transferase family protein gives rise to the protein MTLYDHPNCPFAQKVRIVLAEKELSYETETVDLAAGAQRSPEFRRLNPFGQVPVLVDEEVVVYESSLINEYLNDEYPFPNLLPEDSADRAKARMLEDYADKVFTLPGMSLRWELTVAAGDRNEKKCDTARNAIRSGLAMLNGMLKDKEYIVGYFSIADVSFAPLVLDLASLEMELDLKPPVAEWIARLKSRRSVESLRLVA
- a CDS encoding 4Fe-4S dicluster domain-containing protein is translated as MRRPEELGFRERIYLPAIVGGLFVTGRRFWRNLLGHVLQQLGLHGGSPSVTIQYPDAQLNYGEGYRGAHRLTLKDDGAVNCTACFLCATACPARCINIEAGEHPDNAVEKYPVRYEIDTLRCIYCGYCVEACPCDAIRMDTAVHPGVPGYSRVDFIEDKGQLMGRSRVIENEGRAALMKEHAEQSAGDQPRSASYSS
- the moeB gene encoding molybdopterin-synthase adenylyltransferase MoeB gives rise to the protein MASTYDEILADARREIPEVTADEAEKLLAAADGHVAVDVREKEEFREGHVPGALSLPRGFLEMQVETKVADHDTPLVVYCQSGVRSMLAARQLKTMGYSSVCSMAGGYGAWKGAGHEWEKDFAFTPEQLERYSRHFLLPEVGEEGQAKLLKARVLCLGAGGLGSPAAYYLAAAGVGTIGIVDDDVVDMSNLQRQILHANDRVGMAKTESAAITLNGLNPDINVVQHRMRLDSSNIMDILKDYDLVVDGCDNFPTRYLVNDACVMTGTPNVHGSIFQFEGQATVFHPGEGPCYRCLFPEPPPPGMAPSCQEAGVLGVLPGLVGCIQALEAMKLILGAGKPLIGRLAHIETLGMEIRLMKLRRDPACPMCGDNPSISELIDYEEFCSLAGGGEADSSADAA
- a CDS encoding histidine phosphatase family protein; amino-acid sequence: MPPEATEHASVLLMRHGETDWNIQRRIMGQAAVPLNAKGVEQARVAAGALAQLGVESIIASPLLRAVQTADIVAEESGARVVTDARLGEVKFGRWQGMTFEEIREDPDYAAFLEDPIRRPTPGGETIEMVQLRALAVVEELPPGSRALLISHGDILRSTLCHYLGLALEEFRRIRVDNCAISLIGKGFRGPEVKFVNVVVDEGRAWNSSHWQQPT
- a CDS encoding transketolase — translated: MSTEELSGLAQELRADSLKMIATAVSGHPGGSLSAAEIMATLYFKELAFRAQEPSWPGRDRFILSKGHAVPVLYAALCRAGCIEEEELSTLRSIDSRLQGHPDHVRLPWIEAATGSLGQGLSVSVGMALAEKLDNENNFRTYCLMGDGEIQAGQVWEAAMSAGKFGLAKLTGIVDYNKVQLDGRVANIMDLEPLADKWQAFGWDVVDVDGHDVDSLLAAYDSARANDQKPTVIIAQTIKGKGVSFMEDTHAWHGKAPDDNELEQALLELGVGAAKDN